TTTCAAGAAGTTCTCTCATTTCTGATAACTGATCTTCTTTTATTATTTTTTCTTCTACATCATCAGTATGACCGACAATATCCTCCAAATATATATTATCACCTATTGTTTCATTCAATGACATAACATCCTGAAATTCATTTAAAAGAAGAATAACTTTACTTTCTTTTAAATCCACTTTATCTGCTATATATTCAGTTGAAGGGGATTCTCCAAATTTTGCCGTATACTCGGTAATAACTCTGTTTACTTTTGCCAGCTGTTCATATTTATACGATGGAATTCTTATATCTCTTCCGGTATTTATAATAGCCTTTTTTATGGACTGTTTTATCCACCATACTGCATATGTACTGAATCTGTGACCTTTTTCATAATCAAACTTGTTTATCGCTTTTATTAGCCCGATATTCCCCTCACTTATCAAATCAATTAGAGGTAAGCCATTACCTAAAGATTTTTTAGCTGTACTTATGACTAATCTTAAATTTGATAATATTAAAAGCTGTCTTGCCTGTTCATCATTTTCTTCTCTAATTCTTCTTAATAATTCATATTCTTCTTCTTTAGACAACAAATTAAATTTTTGAATGTCACTCAAGTATAAAGAAATTAAATTTAAATTGTTTTCTTCCATATATCTCTCCATATAGTGCACTTTTTATTTATGTACTGATAATAACTTAAATAAACTCAGATCTTAGATCTCTGCTCATAAAAGTGGACGCCAGCTCTGAAACGGGCTTTTCATTGTAAATAACTTCATAAAGTACAGAAAAAATAGGAGCCTTTATATTTTTTTCCTTTATTATGGAATTAAGAGCCTTTATCGTCTCGGCTCCTTCAGAAACCATTTTCATATTTGCTACTATATCCGATATTTTCTTTCCTTTACCCAGTTCTTCTCCTACAAATCTGTTTCTGCTGTGTTTGCTTGTACACGTCACAATAATATCACCAAGTCCTGAAAGACCCATAAAAGTTTTCGGATCGGCATTGTAGTATTTTCCAAATTCAAGTATTTCATTTAACCCCCTTGTAAGAAGTGCAGCTTTTGTATTATCTCCATAACCCATACCGTCTGCTATTCCCGCTGCTATTGCCAAACAGTTTTTCAATGCCCCTCCGAGTTCAGCTCCTACAAGATCAGTACCTGTATAGACTCTTAAATATGAGGTACTGAAAATATTCTGTATTTCCAATGCGGACTTTTCATTTTCCGATACCGATAAAATTGCCGAAGGCAGCTTTTGAGCCACTTCTTCTGCATGAGTAGGACCTGCCAGTAATACATAATTGTATTCTTTTCCATCCAATTCTTCTGCGACTACTTCGGAAATTCTTTTATTTGTTGAAACTTCCATACCTTTTGCAACATTTACTATTATTATATTATAATCCAGACAATTTTTCAATCTTTTTAATATATCTCTTAAAAATTGAGTGGGAGTTGCCAGTAAAAGAACATCTATCTTACTGTATTTTTCAGTATTTTTTAACACTTCACAGTAATCATCAGCTATAATAAGCTTTTCAGGAAGCTTTATTCCGGGCAGTAACAATTTATTTTCTCCTGTTTCTCTCATTACATTTCTTATTTCTTCATTATATTCCCATAAATACACTTTATTCCCGTTTTCAGACAGCAACCTTGAAAGGCAAGTTCCCCAGCTTCCTCCACCTATGACAAGAATATTTTTCATAATTCACCAACTTTCCGCAAAGTTCCGCTATTTTTATTTTTTATTTATCGTAAATTTCGATTCAGTTCCGTTTCTTATTCTTTCTATATTGCTTCGATGTTTCATTACTATAAGGATAGCTATTCCCAATCCAAAGACGGTAATAGGAATATTTCTATAAAAAGCATATATAAAGATAGGTAAAGATGATGCTCCTATTATTGATGAAAGAGATACATATCTTGAAATTCCGAATACTGTAAAAAATACGACTGCTGTTAATAATAAAGCTACAGGAGCTAAAACTGTAAAAACACCCACTGTTGTAGCAACCGCTTTTCCTCCTTTAAATTTCATAAATATTGAAAAACTGTGTCCTATAATTGCGGCTATTCCTACAGCAATCGCATCTGTATTTGAAATACCCGTAAGATTTTCAAGTGTATCAGCATGAGCTAACAATGCAACTCCTGTAGGCAAAGCTCCTTTACATATATCAAGGATTAATGTCAATATTCCCAACTTTGCACCTAATACCCTTGCCGCATTTGTAGAGCCTGTATTCCTGCTCCCATGCTCTCTTACATCTATTCCTTTAAAAACCTTTCCTATCCAGAGAGCATTGGGAATACTACCCAAAAAATATGCCGTTATCCCTAATAAAAATGTATTCATCTTTATAACCTTTCCTTTCCGTAAATTCCAGTCAAATAGTTTAAAATTTATTCGGTTTTTTTACTGTACTTTCATTTAATTATCTTCTGAAATGTCTGATTTACTTCTTTCATTTTCTTTTATTATCAGCTTTCTTAATTCTCTAAATAAAAATATCATCAGAACTATTGCAAATAACAAATCTGTGAACGGTTGGGCATACCATACTCCATCCAGTTTCCATACATGTGAAAAGATTATAACTACAAGAAGAAATATTACAACCTGTCTTAAAAGATTCAAAGTTACTGAATATCTCGGTCTGCCTGTTGCCTGAAAGTAGTTGGGCAGTATAATTCCTAATGAAGCCGGAATTATAAGGGAAAAATAAATTCTAAGTGCTTTTACTCCCTCTTTCAATCCCTCTTTTGTACTTTTTTCATTGAAAAAAAGTATGAGCTTTTTTGGAAAAAGCATTATTATTACCCAAAATACAAAAGAAAGAAGAAGTCCTGAAAAAATTCCGGTCAAAAGTGATTTTCTTACTCTTCTGTAATTTTCTGCTCCATAGTTGAATCCTATTATAGGTTGAATCGCCTGTGCAGCTGAATATAC
Above is a window of Leptotrichia sp. OH3620_COT-345 DNA encoding:
- a CDS encoding RNA polymerase sigma factor RpoD/SigA, translating into MEENNLNLISLYLSDIQKFNLLSKEEEYELLRRIREENDEQARQLLILSNLRLVISTAKKSLGNGLPLIDLISEGNIGLIKAINKFDYEKGHRFSTYAVWWIKQSIKKAIINTGRDIRIPSYKYEQLAKVNRVITEYTAKFGESPSTEYIADKVDLKESKVILLLNEFQDVMSLNETIGDNIYLEDIVGHTDDVEEKIIKEDQLSEMRELLENILTDREKEILELRYGLYNNKIHTLKEIGAELNITRERVRQIEKKAITKLKNHFKEYKEIF
- the plsY gene encoding glycerol-3-phosphate 1-O-acyltransferase PlsY; this encodes MNTFLLGITAYFLGSIPNALWIGKVFKGIDVREHGSRNTGSTNAARVLGAKLGILTLILDICKGALPTGVALLAHADTLENLTGISNTDAIAVGIAAIIGHSFSIFMKFKGGKAVATTVGVFTVLAPVALLLTAVVFFTVFGISRYVSLSSIIGASSLPIFIYAFYRNIPITVFGLGIAILIVMKHRSNIERIRNGTESKFTINKK
- a CDS encoding NAD(P)H-dependent glycerol-3-phosphate dehydrogenase → MKNILVIGGGSWGTCLSRLLSENGNKVYLWEYNEEIRNVMRETGENKLLLPGIKLPEKLIIADDYCEVLKNTEKYSKIDVLLLATPTQFLRDILKRLKNCLDYNIIIVNVAKGMEVSTNKRISEVVAEELDGKEYNYVLLAGPTHAEEVAQKLPSAILSVSENEKSALEIQNIFSTSYLRVYTGTDLVGAELGGALKNCLAIAAGIADGMGYGDNTKAALLTRGLNEILEFGKYYNADPKTFMGLSGLGDIIVTCTSKHSRNRFVGEELGKGKKISDIVANMKMVSEGAETIKALNSIIKEKNIKAPIFSVLYEVIYNEKPVSELASTFMSRDLRSEFI